Below is a window of Camelina sativa cultivar DH55 chromosome 11, Cs, whole genome shotgun sequence DNA.
CAGCAAGGAAGCAACCGTCATCTACGAGGACAATACGGCTTGCAttgcacagctcaaggaaggatacatcaagggagatcggacgaagcacatactgccgaagttcttcttcacacatgaactacaaaaggccggagaagttcaagtggtgcaagtacagtcctgcgacaactcagccgatctcttcaccaaagcattgcCGACATCGACgttcaggaagctcacgcacaagattggaatgcggagacttctggacttggagtgatgtttggatcagggggagcaatgtgtgctgtactctttttccttcaccaaggttttgtcccattgggttttcctggtaaggttttaatgaggcagcatcccctaagcacattgcagcgatcccatccaacatggaacggtcatctcgtccaagggggagtgttgtaaaacacttgtggaCTCTATAGACCGGCTCGCTCACAGTCCGTTAGGACATGGCCATTCGGCCCATATACCGGTCCGCACATGTACGGCCCATCGGCTATTACTTCATGGCCCATGGCCATTGCTTTCGACCCATGATCTATCTTATGTACTCGATTACTTTATGGGCTTTAGCCTTtgtactcatatatatatatacttgtaaccTCGACGTTCatcaataagactaagagatttcgctccctaaatcctctagtttacaacaaaaagttaaattttgttCTTATTAAAAACACTGGacacataaaatataaatccatATGTCGTCATAAACTACCAAGAATATTGTAAATGTATGTATCATAGGAAACttgtgaaaaagaaaatgatgatgaataGTGTATGAAACTCTACATAAACCGAGTATGATACTTTCTAACATCTAACGATAAATGATACTTTCTAAATTTTACACTCTATGTGACAATGTTTTCTTACTAACGTTATCCAACAATAAGTTGTTTTTCTTCAATTCTCTTTCGTCTATTTTCATATCGTAACTTATAATGGAAACCTAATCGACCATCGGAATAAAAATCAAGACGCAGGGatatataaattacattatTCATAAATCAGACATTTGACAATCCGATATAGAAAATGTctcagaaacagaaaaaaaaaacaaaaaaaagcactGACAATAGGAAATGAAATGAGTAGAGATAATTTATATGAATGTTTTAGAAAGGGAATTAAGCACCGGTGAAGCTTGGGGGCTTGTAGGCGATGAAACTGATGCATTGTACTTGACGGTTGTTGTCGAATCCGATGATCCTAATGAAGGCGTTAGGGTACTCCTTCTTGCACTCTTCCACTTCCTTCAACACTTGAGCGGAGTCAGTGCATCCGAACAATGGAAGCTTCCACATTGTCCAGTACCGTCCATCGTAGTATCCGGGTGTGCTTCCGTGCTCACGGTACACAAATCCGTGCTACATACACATGAGAAAACCATTTAATACAATTCACATTGGAAGATTCACATGGTGAATCAATATTGGTTTAGAAAATCCGGCTATTGACTTTGGTTTCTTGCAATGTAagtaaaattagagaaaaaggaagagttaTGTGTTAATTTACCTCCAACTCGAATTCAACACAAGGAATCCACTTGTTGCGGAGAAGGTAGTCAACTTCCTTACCCAATTCGACATCGGTAAGGTCAGGAAGGTAAGATAGagtctcaaacttcttctttccAATTGGTGGCCACACCTATATAATTCCCAATTCcaattattttcagttttgttcAATTACATGAGACAAACGAGTGTTATTATCAATGACATTTACCTTCATGCAGCTAACTCTTCCGCCGTTGCTTGCGATGGAAGTAATGTCGTTGTTGGCCTTGCGGGTGACGGGGAAAGCAGCGGATGACTTCAAGCCGGTGAATGGAGCGACCATGGTGGCTTGAGCTGGGGTGGTAACCACAGCAGCGGAGGAGAGCATAGAGGAAGCCATTGGTACGTCCTcttgttgtttctcttcttctttagctctTTTCtcttacttgtttgttttgtctattGGTTTGGTCatgtttatatagtgaaaacCATAAGAGGCAAAAAGCCCTAATGATCAAAGGGTCCAGGATTCATGATAACGTGGTTAACTGCCACAGGATTAAGGAAAGGTGTTGACACCCTTATCGATTCGGACCACTAGGATAAGGCCGTGTGGCAGAAAACTCCATTATCTTATCTTTCTCTTGTGAGGAAACGAGTGAAGTGTGTATGGTTACTGGTCTCCACTTGATCGGTTGCTTTTGGCTCCTTCCTTTTTGGAGAAATTAAATTAGACGcgttaaaatttattgtttttggacCTTTATCTACCATGTATGATTTAGCTTGGCTTGACTTGGTGAATTAATAAGGCCGCATTTATAAAACAGATATGAGAAACTTCTGTACTGCTTCGGTTTTATTTttaaacgaagaagatgaagagagaacaaaaaaatatagtgtatagagttgtgtctcatTTTTAATTGAgtataatctatactaataattGGGAAGCACACttatagataaaagaaaaaaaaacaaaatcatatcaaatatctaTGTTGCCAAACAGACCCAATTTcctacatattaaaaaaaaagattaaacaacatctttattttattttaggaaatcaTTCAAATTAGTTCCATAATAATCCGGTTATTAAATTTAAACTGTTAGATAATCAatttactttataaaaaatgaatttaatcaatttaagaaaatctataaaaatcataatttaatcaattaaagaaagtatatattaattaattctgATTTTTGGTGATTATTCAAAGAAGAAATCTGTTAGACgaagaaataaattattaaagttaaacaaaaatataaaccgttatattagaaatttttaataCTATTCTTGATTTTAGGAAACCTTTTATAACATACATCACTAATTCGGATAAcggataaaaaaaatag
It encodes the following:
- the LOC104724199 gene encoding ribulose bisphosphate carboxylase small chain F1, chloroplastic, which gives rise to MASSMLSSAAVVTTPAQATMVAPFTGLKSSAAFPVTRKANNDITSIASNGGRVSCMKVWPPIGKKKFETLSYLPDLTDVELGKEVDYLLRNKWIPCVEFELEHGFVYREHGSTPGYYDGRYWTMWKLPLFGCTDSAQVLKEVEECKKEYPNAFIRIIGFDNNRQVQCISFIAYKPPSFTGA